From the genome of Candidatus Paceibacterota bacterium:
GGGTAACGGGGTGGTGGTGCCGGTGGCGCTGCCGGGAATGCCTGACGCCTGGTTTGACGAGAGGTTCCCGGGCTTGCGGGAGCAGTATGGTCCGGCGGTGTTGCTTGGTTTTCCGCCCAAGCAGAAAGACGATGAAGAGACTATGCCGCTGGTCAAGGACCTGTGTGAGGATTTTTTGGCAGCGACGTTGGGTGAACTGGGCACCCCCATGGCACCGACAGTGTTCATGGCGGTCGAGAACCGGTTTTACACCTACGACCCCAATGCGGGCATTTTCGCGGAGGTGCGCGAGCCGAAGTTGATCGCACGGCTGAGCCAGGAGTTGCTTATGTGCGCGAATGATTGCTCAGAACAGTGCGACACGACGAATCTGAAATTCAGGTTCAGGGATACTGCGGATCTGCGGGGAGTGGTGAATCGGGCGCGTGGGCTGTTGGAGGTGGGCAATGACTACTTTGAAACCAGCCTGCAGGAGTACATCGCCTGCCACAATGGAATGCTAAGACTGGCCGATCGGGAGGTGCTGCCGTTTAACGCGTCATACCGACGGCGCAACAAGCTAACAGTTGACTATGTGAAGGGGGCCAGTTGCCCGATGTTTCTGGATTTGCTGATGCGGCCGGCGCTCAGTCCAGAGGAACTGGACCTGCTGCAACGCTGGTGTGGGCTGGCGCTGATTGGGGTGAACCTGGCACAGCGCATGATGGTGCTAACGGGGACGGCTGGTGGCGGCAAGGGCACGTTCATCCGGGTGCTGCGGGGAATTATCGGAGCCGACAACCTGGCGACGTTGCGCCCGATGTTGCTGGGCGAGCGGTTTGAGGTTGGGAGGTTTTTGGGCAAGTCACTGCTCTACGGTGCGGATGTGCCGGAGAACTTCCTGAGCTGCAAGGGAGCCTCATCGCTCAAGTCGTTGATTGGTGGGGACCCGATGACCCTGGAGTTCAAGGGGAGTAATGAACGACCGGAAATCGTGTGCCGGTTTAACGCAATTGTGACGTGCAATTCACGGCTGACAGTGCATCTGGAAGGAGATGCCGAGGCGTGGCGACGGCGCCTGGCGATCGTGGAGTACAAGAACCCGAAGCCGCAGAAGGTGATCACGGACCTGAGCGAGCAAATCCTGACCAAGGAGGCTCCGGGTGTGCTCAACTGGATGTTGGAAGGGCTAGAAAAGCTGCGGGCGGATGGGTGGAACCTGCAATTGAGTGATGGACAGCAACGTATTGTAGATGATCTGCTGCTCGAATCTGAGGGCGACGTTGTGTTTGCCCGGGAGTGTTTGCATCGAGAAGAAGGCGCGTCGCTGACCGTAGCGAAGTGTTATGAGGGTTATGTCGCCTTCTGCAACGAGCGTGGATGGGTGACGATGCCACGGAAACGGTTCAGCAACGTGATTGGGGACACAGTAACGCGCCAGTTTGGCCTAACGCTGCGGCATGACCTTTCGGATGACAATGGGAAGAACCAGCGAGGCTGGCGAGGGCTGATATGCATGGGGACAGGGCCAGACAAGACGGAGGTGTATGTGTGAG
Proteins encoded in this window:
- a CDS encoding phage/plasmid primase, P4 family; this translates as MTTSVETTTTTVADHDVRANGSDPQVAGFKAWAEGNGVVVPVALPGMPDAWFDERFPGLREQYGPAVLLGFPPKQKDDEETMPLVKDLCEDFLAATLGELGTPMAPTVFMAVENRFYTYDPNAGIFAEVREPKLIARLSQELLMCANDCSEQCDTTNLKFRFRDTADLRGVVNRARGLLEVGNDYFETSLQEYIACHNGMLRLADREVLPFNASYRRRNKLTVDYVKGASCPMFLDLLMRPALSPEELDLLQRWCGLALIGVNLAQRMMVLTGTAGGGKGTFIRVLRGIIGADNLATLRPMLLGERFEVGRFLGKSLLYGADVPENFLSCKGASSLKSLIGGDPMTLEFKGSNERPEIVCRFNAIVTCNSRLTVHLEGDAEAWRRRLAIVEYKNPKPQKVITDLSEQILTKEAPGVLNWMLEGLEKLRADGWNLQLSDGQQRIVDDLLLESEGDVVFARECLHREEGASLTVAKCYEGYVAFCNERGWVTMPRKRFSNVIGDTVTRQFGLTLRHDLSDDNGKNQRGWRGLICMGTGPDKTEVYV